A genomic window from Candidatus Kouleothrix ribensis includes:
- a CDS encoding DUF2029 domain-containing protein, whose product MSETRPSAAWHRLLRLAHWAALAVLALILGAQLVFFVAHAAHLLGYPYPLDYGEGPLLAQVHQLRAGTPIWRLYANPDQPPYAVVNYPPVYPWLVALVALPIGDALLAGRLVSLVATLAVLAALWLLVRAPEAGPGPIGRGPVARVRGGLLVAASQGLIVLALLGIPIVREWAVAMRVDMLGVCLGLSALVIVRHHQGRRALLWAALPLALSLLTKPSLVAAPAAALVWLLFRDWRRALQLGVLTGAIGGAVAGLMQLGSGGWFLLHVLSANANPWQRGLAYGFWHDQLAILWPLVGAGMLGGLFGLLERAPRTRNPEPATRHLELGTRPTIFLPIYYTLFGAVVAYGVGKVGAYANYFLELYAGLIWLAAIATRLRGYRLVGLAVLVLVAGAQLRYYPTWSETYLKLAGIIEGHNPPRLVLGRYGVWQDLQRERAILAAYAGINAALNDQVRAAGAPIFTDVPGVAAQAGQLARLQAFEYRQLLDAGLADQRGLLRDLANGRVPLVVLDYLGNWLTPEMITLVTHRYAQDGSRGTYDLYRPVEPGPVQPADLAFPTGLRLVGWHLAPSPGQPAYHPGETVVLTLDWRVDAGAAPPAGYDVAVQLTDSAGRVLLEFSRPLLYGALAPRDWGGSVVQHMQPLSLPPELLPMDYQLTLALRLNGRDLAAPQPLTALAVAEPAGRQLGERGYYVPAPLLAAWRELGGDESAGPGDALMPAVPFADGTLQCFARACLRLSDGRWQRVPLGELVHLADAGLRPAGAGAPGTIGDGFRAFWEAHGGAQVLGPAVTAELVRGDRIVQYTRYARLERPLEGSAVRLGRLGDEYLRLPGGGPYRWPEYGAPQSGGQ is encoded by the coding sequence ATGAGCGAGACACGCCCTTCTGCGGCCTGGCACCGGCTGTTGCGCCTGGCGCATTGGGCCGCGCTGGCGGTGCTGGCGCTCATCCTCGGCGCGCAGCTGGTGTTTTTCGTGGCCCACGCGGCGCATCTGCTCGGCTACCCCTACCCGCTAGACTACGGCGAAGGCCCGCTGCTGGCGCAGGTACACCAGCTGCGCGCCGGTACGCCGATCTGGCGACTCTACGCTAACCCCGATCAGCCGCCCTACGCGGTGGTGAACTACCCGCCGGTCTACCCCTGGCTCGTAGCGCTGGTGGCGCTGCCGATCGGCGACGCGCTGCTGGCCGGCCGGCTGGTGTCGCTGGTGGCGACGCTGGCGGTGCTGGCGGCGCTATGGCTGCTCGTGCGCGCGCCCGAAGCCGGCCCTGGCCCGATCGGCCGGGGGCCAGTAGCGCGAGTGCGTGGCGGGTTGCTGGTTGCTGCTTCCCAGGGCCTGATCGTTCTGGCGCTCCTGGGCATCCCGATCGTGCGCGAGTGGGCAGTGGCGATGCGCGTCGATATGCTGGGCGTATGCCTGGGCCTGTCGGCGCTGGTGATCGTGCGGCACCACCAGGGGCGGCGCGCGCTGCTGTGGGCGGCGCTGCCGCTGGCGCTGAGCCTGCTGACCAAGCCCTCGCTGGTTGCTGCGCCGGCGGCAGCGCTGGTGTGGCTGCTATTTCGCGACTGGCGGCGGGCGCTCCAGCTGGGCGTGCTCACCGGCGCGATCGGCGGCGCAGTGGCCGGGCTGATGCAGCTCGGCAGCGGCGGCTGGTTTCTGCTGCACGTGCTGTCGGCGAATGCTAACCCCTGGCAGCGCGGCCTGGCCTACGGCTTCTGGCACGATCAGCTGGCGATCCTCTGGCCGCTGGTTGGCGCGGGTATGCTGGGCGGGCTGTTCGGCTTGCTCGAGCGCGCGCCGCGAACCCGGAACCCGGAACCTGCAACCCGGCACCTGGAACTGGGCACGCGGCCCACGATCTTTCTGCCGATCTACTACACGCTGTTTGGCGCGGTGGTGGCGTATGGCGTTGGCAAGGTTGGTGCGTACGCCAACTACTTTCTCGAGCTGTATGCCGGGCTGATCTGGCTGGCGGCTATCGCTACACGGCTGCGCGGCTACCGGCTGGTGGGGCTGGCCGTGCTGGTGCTGGTGGCCGGCGCACAGCTGCGCTACTACCCGACCTGGAGCGAAACCTACCTGAAGCTGGCCGGGATCATCGAGGGCCACAACCCGCCGCGCCTGGTGCTCGGCCGCTATGGCGTGTGGCAAGATCTGCAGCGCGAGCGCGCGATCCTGGCCGCGTATGCCGGCATAAACGCCGCGCTGAACGACCAGGTGCGGGCGGCCGGCGCGCCGATCTTCACCGACGTGCCGGGCGTAGCGGCGCAGGCCGGCCAGCTGGCGCGGCTACAGGCCTTCGAGTATCGCCAGCTGCTCGACGCCGGGCTGGCCGACCAGCGCGGGCTGCTGCGCGACCTGGCGAACGGCCGCGTGCCGCTGGTGGTGCTCGACTACCTGGGCAACTGGCTTACGCCCGAGATGATTACACTCGTGACGCATCGCTATGCCCAGGATGGCTCGCGCGGCACCTACGACCTGTACCGGCCGGTTGAGCCTGGCCCGGTTCAGCCGGCCGACCTGGCGTTTCCCACGGGCTTGCGGCTGGTTGGCTGGCACCTGGCGCCTTCGCCGGGCCAGCCGGCCTACCACCCTGGCGAGACGGTAGTGCTGACGCTTGATTGGCGCGTGGATGCGGGCGCGGCGCCGCCTGCCGGCTACGATGTGGCAGTGCAGCTGACCGACAGTGCCGGGCGCGTGCTGCTCGAGTTCAGCCGCCCGCTCCTGTATGGCGCGCTGGCGCCGCGCGATTGGGGTGGCAGCGTGGTGCAGCACATGCAGCCGCTGAGCCTGCCGCCCGAGCTGCTGCCCATGGACTACCAGCTGACGCTGGCGCTGCGCCTGAATGGGCGCGACCTGGCCGCTCCCCAGCCGCTTACGGCGCTGGCAGTGGCCGAGCCGGCCGGCCGGCAGCTTGGCGAGCGCGGCTACTACGTGCCGGCGCCGCTGCTGGCGGCCTGGCGCGAGTTGGGCGGCGATGAATCGGCCGGCCCAGGCGACGCGCTGATGCCGGCGGTGCCGTTTGCGGATGGCACGCTGCAGTGCTTTGCGCGGGCATGCCTGCGCCTGAGCGACGGCCGATGGCAGCGCGTGCCGCTGGGCGAGCTGGTACACCTGGCCGACGCAGGCCTGCGCCCGGCCGGGGCGGGCGCGCCAGGCACGATCGGCGACGGGTTTCGGGCATTTTGGGAAGCGCATGGCGGTGCGCAGGTGCTCGGCCCGGCAGTGACCGCCGAACTGGTGCGGGGCGACCGGATCGTGCAGTACACGCGCTATGCCCGGCTCGAGCGCCCGCTCGAGGGCAGCGCGGTGCGGCTGGGGCGCCTGGGCGACGAATACCTGCGGCTGCCGGGCGGTGGGCCGTACCGCTGGCCCGAGTACGGTGCGCCCCAGAGCGGTGGGCAGTAG
- a CDS encoding glycosyltransferase family 2 protein, which produces MSFRPDPPLLSVVVPAFNEQQRLPDTLAQILAYLERQPYRSNLLVADDGSTDRTAELVEHMARQHPSLRLLRLDHRGKGFAVRAGALAVDGEYILLCDADLAVPIEEWEKLSAWLSQGYELAIGSREGLGARRLGEPWYRHLMGRVFNLIVRAVAIGGIQDTQCGFKALRGDVAHDLFTHVQIYGADAPRVQGAAVTAYDVELLFLARRRGFRIAEVPVIWRYGTETKVSPLRDSWRNLVDVLRVRWFALRGRYHTLDAHPAIVEKTAQRGG; this is translated from the coding sequence GTGAGTTTCCGACCTGACCCGCCACTGCTCTCGGTGGTGGTGCCGGCCTTTAACGAGCAGCAGCGCCTGCCCGATACGCTGGCACAGATCCTGGCCTACCTCGAGCGCCAGCCATACCGCTCCAACCTGCTGGTGGCCGACGACGGCAGCACCGATCGTACGGCCGAGCTGGTCGAGCACATGGCCCGGCAGCATCCGTCGCTGCGGCTGCTGCGGCTCGATCACCGTGGCAAAGGCTTCGCCGTGCGCGCCGGTGCACTGGCGGTCGATGGCGAGTACATCCTGCTGTGCGATGCCGATCTGGCCGTGCCGATCGAGGAGTGGGAGAAGCTCTCGGCCTGGCTCAGCCAGGGCTACGAGCTGGCAATTGGCTCGCGCGAGGGCCTGGGCGCGCGCCGGCTTGGCGAGCCATGGTACCGCCACTTGATGGGCCGCGTGTTCAACTTGATCGTGCGGGCGGTGGCGATCGGCGGCATTCAAGACACCCAGTGCGGCTTTAAGGCCTTGCGCGGCGACGTGGCGCACGATCTATTCACGCATGTGCAGATCTACGGCGCCGACGCGCCACGCGTGCAGGGCGCCGCCGTCACCGCCTACGATGTCGAGCTGCTGTTCCTGGCCCGCCGGCGCGGCTTCCGCATTGCCGAGGTGCCGGTGATCTGGCGCTACGGCACCGAGACGAAGGTTAGCCCGCTGCGCGACTCGTGGCGCAACCTGGTCGATGTGCTGCGCGTGCGCTGGTTTGCCCTACGCGGCCGCTACCATACCCTCGATGCGCACCCCGCTATTGTTGAGAAGACCGCCCAGCGCGGCGGCTGA
- a CDS encoding glycosyltransferase family 2 protein yields MIDIIIPNYNGVAHLPTCLNALRRQTRRDYCVVVVDDGSTDASRELLRRDYPEAQVIALPRNRGLAAAVNAAFDATGGEYVVLLNNDTEVQPRWLEQLIGALDRFPEYAFAASKLMLFDRREYIHSAGDYYRVDGVPGNRGVWQHDAAQYNVMQEVFGPCAGAAAYRRAALELLSEHGQVLDQDLVMYCEDVDLNLRARRAGLRTIYVPQAVVYHRLSATGGGKLASYYCGRNFILVWAKNMPAALIRRFWPRFLRAQLGFTIESLWHVREEAARARLRGQAAGLLALPHFVRKRLHHTARTTAPELASTLTS; encoded by the coding sequence ATGATCGACATCATCATCCCAAACTACAATGGCGTCGCCCACCTGCCTACCTGCCTCAACGCGCTGCGCCGCCAGACGCGCCGCGACTACTGTGTGGTGGTGGTCGACGACGGCAGCACCGACGCCTCGCGCGAGCTGCTGCGGCGCGACTACCCCGAGGCGCAGGTGATCGCGCTGCCGCGCAACCGCGGCCTGGCTGCGGCGGTCAACGCGGCCTTCGATGCCACTGGCGGCGAGTATGTGGTGCTGCTGAACAACGACACCGAGGTGCAGCCGCGCTGGCTCGAGCAGCTGATCGGCGCGCTCGATCGCTTTCCCGAGTATGCGTTCGCCGCCAGTAAGCTGATGCTGTTCGACCGCCGCGAGTACATCCACTCGGCCGGCGATTACTACCGCGTCGACGGCGTGCCCGGCAACCGCGGCGTCTGGCAGCACGATGCCGCACAGTACAATGTGATGCAAGAGGTGTTTGGGCCGTGCGCCGGCGCGGCAGCCTACCGCCGGGCTGCGCTCGAGCTGCTGAGCGAGCACGGCCAGGTGCTCGATCAAGATCTGGTGATGTACTGCGAGGATGTCGACCTGAATCTGCGCGCGCGCCGCGCCGGGCTGCGCACGATCTATGTGCCCCAGGCAGTGGTCTACCACCGGCTCAGCGCCACTGGTGGCGGCAAGCTCGCCAGCTACTACTGCGGCCGCAATTTCATCCTGGTGTGGGCCAAGAATATGCCGGCGGCCCTGATCCGGCGCTTCTGGCCGCGCTTCCTGCGCGCGCAGCTCGGCTTCACGATCGAGTCGCTCTGGCATGTTCGCGAAGAGGCCGCCCGCGCGCGCCTACGTGGCCAGGCCGCCGGGCTGCTGGCGTTGCCGCACTTTGTGCGCAAGCGCCTACACCACACCGCGCGCACCACCGCGCCCGAGCTGGCGTCGACACTGACGTCGTAA
- the rfbD gene encoding dTDP-4-dehydrorhamnose reductase, producing the protein MRIAITGASGQLGTALQARLAVQHELIALGRTQLELGRPDCVEQLVATGAELVIHPAAYTNVDGCARDPELAYRVNGLGTQYVALACRRLGAPLVYISTNEVFDGSAGRPYFEYDCAAPINAYGRSKWAGEQAVRELLDRFYIVRVAWLYGGKRNFVRTILGLAAERAALDLVADEVGSPTYAPDVAGAIAQLIKRPFYGTYHLVNEGACSRYEFAAAIVQLAGRTQVALRPITLADYKRDSAVPPYTPLRNSAAAALGITLRPWHDALRAYMGTL; encoded by the coding sequence ATGCGTATAGCGATCACCGGCGCGAGCGGGCAACTCGGCACCGCGCTGCAGGCCCGCCTGGCCGTGCAGCACGAGCTGATCGCGCTCGGGCGCACCCAGCTTGAACTTGGCCGGCCCGATTGTGTCGAGCAGCTGGTGGCCACCGGCGCCGAGCTGGTGATCCACCCGGCTGCGTATACGAATGTCGATGGCTGCGCGCGCGACCCCGAGCTGGCCTATCGGGTCAATGGCCTTGGCACGCAGTATGTGGCGCTGGCCTGCCGCCGGCTCGGCGCCCCGCTGGTGTACATCAGCACCAACGAGGTATTCGATGGCAGCGCCGGTAGGCCGTACTTTGAATACGATTGTGCCGCGCCAATCAACGCCTACGGGCGCTCGAAGTGGGCCGGCGAGCAGGCCGTGCGCGAGCTGCTCGATCGCTTCTATATCGTGCGCGTGGCCTGGCTGTATGGCGGCAAGCGCAACTTCGTGCGCACCATTCTGGGCCTGGCTGCCGAACGCGCTGCGCTCGATCTGGTGGCCGATGAGGTGGGCAGCCCGACCTACGCGCCCGATGTGGCCGGCGCCATCGCTCAGCTGATCAAGCGGCCATTCTATGGCACCTATCACCTGGTGAACGAGGGCGCCTGCTCGCGCTACGAGTTCGCCGCCGCGATCGTGCAGCTGGCCGGCCGTACGCAGGTGGCGCTGCGCCCAATCACACTGGCCGACTACAAGCGCGACAGTGCTGTGCCGCCCTACACGCCACTACGCAACAGCGCCGCCGCTGCACTCGGCATCACGCTGCGGCCATGGCACGACGCGCTCAGGGCGTATATGGGCACCCTGTAG
- a CDS encoding amidase produces MSTTPGSDQLRANLRAAGIQPSEADIQGIAEKGFLSRIGDFEQLIAGLANDTIPDYLDHAQLSPGAVQPGQPRAQPFGAGSPIGAIAAQIRTRQVSPAELTEQALAHIAARDPQLNAFQLVLAEQARAAARLAEREIATGTYRGPLHGVPIAVKDLLAMAGTRTTAGSRIFADRVTSFDAAAVERLVAAGAVIVGKTRLSEFAYSPGSNNAHYGPTHNPHNLAHDTGGSSSGSAAAVAAALVFAALGSDTGGSIRIPASLCGIVGLKPTFGRVSLHGVTPLAWSLDHLGPMTRSVADAALLLSVLAGPDPRDPRTRPGSAFALPAELEHGAQGLRIGVLGDDGSGTALGTPAMLAAWRAGLAALVHAGATLVPLDMPALEPLRLLNGAILALEASAFHEPMLRTRLADYGEFMRQRVVAAYAYGPRALIQAQQARALLRRQCAALFQRVDLISTPTQPGTAPLLNAIGSTLFTGPFNTLGWPAISLPVGADGGLPLGMQLVGRPWDEATLLRAAWAAEAALPPAVPPAGA; encoded by the coding sequence ATGAGCACAACACCCGGCTCCGACCAGCTGCGCGCCAACCTGCGCGCCGCCGGGATCCAGCCGTCCGAGGCCGACATCCAGGGCATTGCCGAGAAGGGCTTTCTCAGTCGCATCGGTGATTTTGAGCAGTTGATTGCCGGCCTGGCTAACGATACGATCCCCGACTATCTCGATCATGCGCAGCTCAGCCCAGGCGCTGTGCAGCCCGGTCAACCGCGCGCTCAGCCATTCGGCGCCGGCTCGCCGATCGGCGCTATCGCCGCACAGATCCGCACTCGCCAGGTCTCGCCGGCCGAGCTTACCGAGCAGGCGCTGGCACATATCGCCGCGCGCGATCCTCAGCTGAATGCGTTTCAGCTGGTGCTGGCCGAGCAGGCCCGCGCCGCCGCCCGCCTGGCCGAGCGTGAGATCGCCACCGGCACCTACCGCGGCCCGCTGCACGGCGTGCCGATCGCGGTTAAGGATCTGCTGGCCATGGCCGGCACGCGCACCACCGCCGGCTCGCGCATCTTCGCCGACCGCGTGACAAGCTTCGATGCGGCGGCGGTCGAGCGCCTGGTCGCCGCCGGCGCGGTGATCGTCGGTAAGACCCGCCTGTCGGAGTTTGCCTATTCGCCCGGCTCGAATAATGCCCACTACGGCCCCACCCACAACCCCCATAATCTGGCCCACGACACCGGCGGCTCGAGCAGCGGCTCGGCGGCGGCGGTGGCCGCCGCGCTGGTGTTCGCCGCGCTTGGCTCCGACACCGGCGGCTCCATCCGCATCCCTGCATCGCTGTGCGGCATCGTCGGGCTAAAGCCCACCTTTGGGCGCGTGAGCCTGCACGGCGTCACGCCGCTGGCCTGGTCGCTCGATCACCTCGGGCCTATGACCCGCAGCGTCGCCGATGCCGCGCTGCTGCTCAGCGTGCTCGCCGGCCCCGACCCGCGCGACCCGCGCACGCGCCCCGGCAGCGCGTTCGCCCTCCCGGCCGAGCTCGAGCATGGCGCCCAGGGCCTGCGCATCGGCGTGCTCGGCGACGACGGCTCGGGCACAGCGCTGGGCACGCCGGCCATGCTTGCTGCCTGGCGCGCCGGCCTGGCTGCGCTCGTACACGCCGGCGCCACGCTTGTTCCACTCGACATGCCCGCGCTCGAGCCGCTGCGCCTGCTCAACGGCGCGATCCTCGCGCTCGAGGCCTCGGCCTTCCACGAGCCAATGCTGCGCACACGCCTGGCCGACTACGGCGAGTTCATGCGCCAGCGCGTCGTCGCAGCCTATGCCTATGGCCCACGCGCGCTCATCCAGGCCCAGCAGGCCCGCGCCCTGCTGCGCCGCCAGTGCGCCGCGCTGTTCCAACGGGTCGACCTGATCAGCACGCCAACGCAGCCCGGCACCGCGCCGCTGCTCAACGCCATTGGCTCGACGCTCTTCACCGGCCCGTTCAACACGCTCGGCTGGCCCGCGATTAGCCTGCCGGTCGGGGCCGATGGCGGGCTACCACTCGGGATGCAGCTGGTCGGCCGGCCCTGGGATGAGGCCACGCTGCTGCGCGCTGCCTGGGCGGCCGAGGCCGCGCTGCCACCGGCCGTGCCGCCGGCCGGCGCGTAA